The window TCGTGAACGTTACGAAAAAACGATTGCTTCGAGCGCTGTTGGGGGCCTGGCATGAAGAACAAATATTTGATCCTGTTTGCGGTTGTGTTAGCGGCTCTGGTGGTTTTGTATGCGGTCCAACAGCGGAGCACCCGGATCACGGTGGTCGAAACCGGTATCGTTCAGGTGCTTCCCGATCTGAACACCGCCGCCGTATCCGAAATCGACGCGTACGTGACAGGGGAGGAATCCAAGCTCATTCTGAAGAGAGACGGGGACAGCTGGACCATACCTTCCGATTTCAACGAACGGGCGGATAAGGGCAAAATCGAGACCCTGTTGAGTGACTTAAAGGACCTGAAGGGAGAAGTCAGAGCTTCAAAAGAAGCACTGTACGACATGTTCGAGGTGCAGGAAGGAAAAGCGCTGGTTTTGGATCTGTTGGACAAGGAGGGCCGGCGGATAACTACGCTTTTTGTTGGTAAACGCGGTCCATCGGGCAGCGGCGGTTTCTTGAGGATCAAAGGCAGACCGGAAGTGTATCTGGCGGACAAAAACGTCGCCGGAACGTTCGGACTGCTCGGAGAGGCAAAGAAGGCGCCCGAGCCTAAAACGTGGGTGGACCTGAGGCTTCTTCAGAGTTCCAAAAACCAGTGGGCGCGTGTGGAATTCAACCACCCGGAATTTACGGCCGTATTTGTGAAAGAGAAACTCGAGCCCGAGAATTCGGATAACGCTGCAGCCGCCGAAACAAAGGAAACAGAACCCGCCTCCATACCTTGGGTCCAGAAGAAGCCTGAAAAACCCGCGGTGGGAGACGCCGTGTTGCAGCGAGCCTTGGATGCGCTGGGCAAGGTTCGAGCCAATCAAGTGCTGGATCCGGCCAAACCGGATGTATACGGACTGGAAAAGCCGGGTTATCGCATACGGATCGCCTCTGACGGCGGGGGGGAAGTTCAGCTGTTGGCGAACCGTCCCAAGAAGGACGGGCCCGTCTATGTCAAGATGGACAACAGCAATCAGGTGTTCGAGATTTCCGAACCGGCTTTGAGCGCTGTGTTTGACCCCATTAAGCAAAGTCTCACGCAAGAAAAAGTCCGGAAGTCCAAATAAAGGGGGTCCAGCGAACCTGCTGAAAAGAACGTAATTCGGGAAGTTTCGCGGGGAACTTCTTTTCTTGAACGAGGCGTCCCCCTGACGACCCGGGAAACTTTGAACGGACGCTGTCCTATGAACAAAGTTCTCTCCATGAAAGAGGCTGTGGCTCGTTACGTTCAGGACGAAATGAGCGTGGCCATGGGATGTTCCCTCGAAGGATGCATCCCGTTTGCCGCCGGCCACGAAATACTGCGCCAGGGCCGCAAGAATCTGACGCTGATCGGTCCGATTTCGGACATCCTCTTCGACCAGATGATCGGAGGCGGTTCCGTGAGTAAAGTCATCGCCGCATGGATCGGCAACGTCAGCACGGGACTCGGATATCACTTTCGTCGAGCCGTAGAGCAGGGCATACCCCAGCCCCTCCAAGTGGACAACCATTCGAACCTCTCCGTCGCGCTTGCCTTGAAAGCCGGTGCGACAGGCGTACCGTTTGCCGTTACCCGCTCGCTGCTGGGCTCTGATATTGCACGGAATTCCAACTGGTTCCACCCGATCTCCTGCCCTTTCACCGGAGAAACGCTGCTGGCGGTCAAGGCGTTGGAACCGGATCTTGCGATTGTGCACGCCCAGCGGGCGGATGCTGACGGCAATACTCAGTTCTGGGGCTCTTCCGGCGTAGCGGGAGATGCCGCTCGGGCGGCCAAGAACACGATTGTTGTGGTCGAAGAGCTGGTAGACTCGAATGTAATCCGCAGCGATCCCAATCGTACGTTCTTGCCGGGATTTCTGGTATCGGCCGTTGTAGTGGAACCGTGGGGCGCCCATCCGTCGCCCGTTCAGGGCTATTACGGGCACCACGACTCGTTCTACCTGGAGTACGGTCAGGTGACACGCGATCCCGACCAGGCTAAGACATGGTTCGATCGGTACGTATTTGATGTTGCCGACCGGAAATCATACATCGATTTATTCTCACCCCAGGAGTTGGCCTCCTTGAAAGTCTCCACCAGCCTGCCCAGCGGGTCCGTCGAGTTCGGGTTTTAGAAATTTGGCAAGACTCCGACGGGCGGGTTTGTCGTAGATCCTGAGCCTGCCCGCTGTGAGCCGGTCGAACCGGTCGATGGAAAACCCGCCCCCACAATTCTATTTTCCGGCCGTTTTTTGTAGGGGCGGTTCGCGAACCGCCCCTACGATTTTGCACGGATTGTCCCAGGGCGAACGGCCTGTCGCCCCTACGGGTTTGCGCCATACGGGCAGGCACGGGGACCTGCCCCTACGATGGGTGGTGTTCGGTAATGGTACGGACAGGCTGGAAGCCTGTCCCACGGGTTGTGTTCCGTAGGGGTGGGCCCCTGCGCCCACCCTTCGCGATTTCCCCGGCGATCATTCACCCTAAACCTTATGCCGCCACATGGAAACGATCATCATGACGTCCGCGATGTCGACGCGGTTGTCGCCGTTGAGGTCCGCCGCGGGGTTGAAGCCGGCGTCGTTGATCGTTTTGTCCCAGTTCGAAGCCACGATCATGATATCGGTGACGTCCACGAAACCGTCGTTATTGATATCGTAGTCCGGTCCTGCGGTTTTGAAGCTGACGGTGATGGTATGGTTGGCCTGAACGTTTTGGAAGGTGTACGTGGTGACGTTCCCTATCGACACGCCGTCCACGAGCACGCTGGAAACCTGGTAGCCCGAAGCCGGAGTGATGGCGTAGGTCTGTGCCGAGCCTTGGGGTATCGTTGTGGCCCCTGTCGGAGTGATGGAACCATGAGCGCCCGCGGATGCGTTGATGGCGTACGTCGTTGAAACGGTCTGCAGGGTAAAGGCGGGTCCCACGGCGGGAGCGCTCTCACCGGCGTCGTTACCGGCCCATACCCGCCAGTAGTACACTACGCCCGCTTCCAGTTGGTTCAGGACCCGGCTCGTTGCCGTCCCGATGTTCCCGTAAAACACCCGGCCACCCTCGTTCCAGACGCTGCTGGTGTTGACTTCCCATCGGTACCACGTAGCGTTGGCGCAAGCGTCCCACGCCAGGGTCACGGTGGTGCTTTGCAGAATGAGCGGTGTTTCATCCAGGGCTCGATAGACGGGAGATGAGTCGGCGATACCGCCTGTCATCGGATGAATCTGTTTGGTGGAAGAACCGGTGACGCCGGAACCCGTGGAAGCGGAATCCGAGGTGTTGTCCGTGGCTTGGACCGCGCCGGAAATGGGATCCACCTGTTGAATCACGGTGAATCGTCCGATTTGAGAGAAGGGGTCGTCCCAGTGGATTCGGGCGTATCCGTTTTCTCCCCAGGATTCACCCCAGCTGTTCTGCACGATCCAGGCCCGGGCGGAGTCGTCCCATCCCATGATGCGCACTACGTGAGCGCCCAGGAAGTTCATGGCCAGAGCCTGATACACGCCGCTTTGATAGTACAGGAAATCTTCGTATACATCCATCAGGGTAAGGACCGGCCCCCGCAGCACGGCCTGCTTGATGGCCTCGACGTCCGGCTCGTCCAGGATCACCCACTGCCACGAACGGATCGTGTAGTTTTCGTTTACATCCGAGGCATCCACCGGAGCTCCGAATCGCTTGAGCACATTCTGGAAGGCGGTGAAGGAACCGTCGGCCGGATCCTCGGGTATAAGGGGGTAGGCCGTAAGGTTGAGGTTCAGATCGGATTCGTTTTCACGGATGCGCAGCAGGTCCTCGAGGTTCTGCACGCCGGCCAATGCGTAGCTGACGGGCGATCCCATCTGGTCTTGCACGGGCCCGATCCACGAAGCCCCTTCCACGTTTCTCCAGTCGAAGGTCGAAGGAAGCGAGGCATAAGCTTCCGGCATCCAGAGATCGGCCTGGGCCTGATCTTCGGGGGTGGGCAGGCTGAGTCCGGCATATCCGACCTTCTCGCCGGAGGACAAGAGACTCAACAGGCTGTCTTCCGCGGTCCATTGAAGTTGTCGCTGCTCGATGGCGTGCTGAACGGTGTAGAGTTCTAGAGCGGCGTTAGCCGAAACGGCGGTGATGAGGAACATCAGTACGGCCGTGATGACGGTTGGGATGCGGCCTGCTTTTGTGATCATGTGGAGTACCCCCTCGGGACTGTATGCGTTTGCATGCTATTGTATGCAAAGCACGGGCCGATCCCTCGGGGTGAAAAATTGTCCTATAATTACAAAGGCTTATATCTGAAGAAAAGAAAAGGATCAGAAATCGGGAGGCGTAGAGAGTCAACGATGTTACGAAATCGTAATTCGAATGGACTTGAAGCTCCGATGCCGTACATCGAAGCGGTCATCACCGATTTCCGACGGGTCGCAGGAGAGCTTCGCAAAGGCCCACGCGCCGGTGATCCGGCTATTGGCGGTCCCTGGTTAGAAAATCGAAGAGAAATTCCTGGTCTTTGGGTGAAAGGTTGAATATCTTGCCTGCTTCTTCGATGAGTTTGGAGAGAGCCGGTCTCTCGGGCAACTCTCGTCGTTCCGAGATCCACCGAATCGCTTTTCTAAAAAGTTCTCCTTCGGGCATGGGATAGGTCATAAGTCGTCACTCCTTGAGGTTTCCGCATACGGCCTTGGCCTGATTACGGAATGTTGACCAGGATAAAGGATTCGTCCGCCGCGGTCGATTTCCAGGCGCCGCCATCCAATACAGCCCGGGATTTCCCGAGTCCGCAAAGATGGGGAAGCGGCTTTCTTCCCTGGAACGGCTTACTTTACGGGAGGCGCTGGGAAGTTACGATGAGGTGTCTCGGGCAACCTGGGCCACGTCGGGCATTGGGATTCCTTTCAAGGATCACTTCCCGTCTCGCTCCGGTTTTCTGAGATACAACCCCAAATCGAGAACATCCCGCACGTCATCCGCAGGCAATCGGCCTTCAGTGGTCAGGTAGTTACCAATCATCGTACCCGTGCACCCCGCCATAAACATGAGCGGCTGTAACCCCCTGAGTGCATTCTCGCGGCCTCCGCAAGTGCGGATTTCGGTTCCGGGCATCAGGAACCGATACACGGAAATCGTCTTGAGCACCTCCAACGGCGACAGAGGCGGTTCCTTTTCAAGCGGCGTTCCCGGGATCGCATTCAGAATATTGATGGGCACCGAGTGCACCCCGCAGTCTATCAGCGTGTATGCGAGTTCGAGTCGCTGCTCCCGAGTCTCTCCCAGACCGATGATACCGCCGCTGCATACTTCAAGCCCTTCCTCGCGGCAAATGCGAAGCACTTGGACACGTTCCTCGAACCCGTGGGTCGTGCAGATGTTTGGGAAGTGGCTTCTCGAAGTTTCCAGATTGTGATGGTACCGTGTCAGACCGGCCTGTTTGAGGGCCCTCACATCCTCACGATCCACCAGACCAAGAGACGCGCAACAATCGATGCCTTCCCCCCGCACGATCTCGTCAACCGTTTCGAGGATGGTGTCAAGATCCCGATCTTTGAGCACGCCCTTTCCGCTGGTTACGATGCTGAATCGGGTCGCGCCCTGGTCTCGGGCTTTGCGAGCCGCCTCCACCATCGAATCTGAGGACATCATGGGATAGACATTCACGCCGGTGCGATGATGCGCCGATTGGGCGCAAAAAGAACAGTTTTCCGAACACTTACCGGACTTGGCGTTGACAATGGCGCAGAACTCGATCACTTTTCCCAAAAACGTTTCCCGGATCCGATTGGCGCACGCCATAAGGTACTGAATGGCCGGAGGGTCTTGCATATCCAGCAGCGTTTTCGCCTCGGACGCGGTAATCGCGTTTCCGCCCAGAACAGTGTTCATTGCGCGTCGAATGTATTCAAAATCATCTTCCATGTTTTCTTGTCTTCCGCTCTCCCGAACGATCCTCTGAAATAAACAGCGGGGCCTCGCGCGACCCCGCATTGGGACGTTCATGCTCCCGGCAGGTTCGGCGAAACCGGGATGCTCCTACATGGAATCACCCGCCATACCCAAACGTGCCTGGTAGCCTTCATTCCATGATGAATCGGTCACTTCGGAATAGGACTTCGAACTTGGTGTGAAGTAAACGAGTTCCATACCCATCCACGTCGGAGTGACCGTACCGCTCCAGTTTGTCGGCACCATCATATAATACGTGCCGGTATCGTCCACTTTGGCGTAAGCATACTGGGAGTCTTCCTCGTTATAGAAAAAGATCCTCACCGCACTGTACGATCCTGAAAAACCCACAAACGTTATGTCGCCCGAGATCGCATGATAATTCGTCTGTCCCTCTGCAACGATGGTCACAAAATTCTGCTCGAATAGGGGTGCAGTGACGTTCACGTAGGCTATCTCGCTCGGACCGAACAGCGCGAATTCCTCCGAGGGTTGAATGGTCCCGGACCAGTCATACGGGACTTGCACAGTGTAGTAGCCCTCTGCGTCCGTGCTGATTGCGCCGATTCCGGTGACCGACAGCGACGTGTTCGGATGTCCTTCGTCAGACAGATAGCCGAATGTCATCCGCCCGGATATGGTAATAGCGGCCTCAAAATCCTGGCCCTCCTGATCATCCATCTGGTTACTGTAGCTATAAGTAGCCGGAGTAAAATTGTACCCCTGCAGCGATGCCGAGATGGTTCCGCTCCAGTCGTAGGGAACCTCGACGCTGTATTCGCCCGCGTCATCCGAGACGGCCGATCCGCCTCCGTTACTCGCGGTCACGGTTACGCCGCTCAGGCCCGATCCGTTCAGGCGGACGGTCCCCGATATAGCGAATTTGATCTCTTCCGCCTGGAAATTCAGTATTTTGTCGGAGGTCAGGTTGCTGAAAAATCCGGAAGCAGGTGTAAAAGCGTATCCGGTCAGCGAAGGAGTGACGGCGCCGCTCCAATTGTAGGGAACCGCGATGCTGTAGTTGCCGGCGGTGTCCGTTTCATCGGTGCCTCCACCGTCACTTGCCGATACCTCGACGCTGGGCAGCCCGGAGCCCTGAACAGTCACCTTCCCGGAAATGATTAGAGCCGCGGGGAGGTTCACCTGGATGTAGTCAAGGGCAATGCACGAGCTGGTCAATGTGCCGTTGCTCATAGTCACAACCACGTCATAGGTTCCGGGAGTAGTATACGTGTGCGAAGGGTGCTGTTCGTCACTCGTGGTGTTGTCTCCGAATTCCCAATGCCAGCTGGTCATGCCGATGGTGGAAAGATCCGTGAAGTGAACCTCCAGAGGGACCAGACCGGACGTAGGCGTGGCTTGAAAAGCCACGTCAAGGGCGCCCGGAGAGAAAGCTCTGCCGATCTGATAGCTAAAAGGGCCGGCCACGGCAGGGGAGGCCCCTGAAACCACAGGCTCTACACTCACCGTACCCGAGCCGGAGCCGGTAAACACCAGAGTCATCAGCTCGTCTCCGGCTCCCATGCTGGTTGCGCTGAACAAGAAGGTGGATATGTCCGCCTGGAAGGCCCGAAATACGACTCCGTCATACGTGTATATCACTATGGTGGAATTCGATTCGTAATCCTGAACGTACATACTGAAATCGCCCGCCGTGTTCTTCCAAATCCCCGAATGCATGGTTCGAACGGCGTCGAAGGCTTTTTCGATACTCAAATTGACGGGCTGCGAAGGGAGGGCGTTGTCCGTGATCTTGGCTGCGCCGTGGTTATCGGACACGAACATGATTTGGATGTTTCTGGATGGGTCGGTCTCAGAGTCGAGGGAATCCGCTTCAAAGGTGGCGCCCGACATGTCTCCGAGGAAGGCGTGGAATGTGGTCCCATCGGTGGTGTAGATCACCACGGTAGCGCCGCTGGAATAGTGTTGAATATAAAAACCGTACGTGGACGGCAGCCCTTCATCCTTCCAGATTCCCTGATACTGGGCGTGCGCAATCCCAACACAGAGAAGGGAAAGCACCGCCGCCAACATCCAGATCAGCTGAAAACGGCTTAACTTTTTCATGATATCTCCTTACCTGACTCTGGTCGGATGGCTAAGACGCTCATCCTCGTCCCGTCGCATTCGAAAAAGCGGTGATGCGCGAATCTGCCCTGGGGAGAAAACACGAAACAGCCCGGGCCGCCGCTACTCGGCCGCTGTCCCGGTAGGTCGGCGTGTCCCAGGAGGGCTTGTTATTCGTCGTCGGCACTGAACGGCCACTATTTTGCTGTTTCGACCATGGCGTGTCAAGATTTCATTGAGGATCGACGGCTGGACTGTCGGTGGTCGGATTGGGGCGGATTAGGTCTTGCGGCAAGTGCGTTGACACGGAAAATCCGAAAAAAGAAGGCTCCTATCAATTCCGGAGCTCAACTTTTCTTTGATTTTGTCGATGATATATGCAATGCTTGTCTTGCAGTGAATGACAACGAGCCCCCTATATAGGAGGAACACCGTGATCTCAGGCATCTCCAGCGCCTTGTCCGCCCTTACGGCGTTCACGAATCAGGCCCGGGTTATTGCCAACAACGTGGCGAACGTGAACACCGACGGGTTCAAGAAGTCACGGGCCGAGTTCAAATCCGATCCCGAGGGCGGAGTCTCCGTGTCGGTCAGAAAAATCGATACCCCTGGTGCGCTCATGGCTCAACAGACCGAAAACGGGTTGGAACTGAAAGAAAGTTCGAACGTAGATCTGGCTGAAGAATTCGTTCAGACGATCGTCAATGAACGGGCGTTTGAAGCCAACGTGAAGACGCTTCAAGCGGAAGACGAAAAGATGGGTCACCTGCTGGATGTGATTGGATAGACGAATTCAGCAAGAGCCGGCCGAAGAAACATCCCCTCTCCGGATGTCGTTTTTTTCCGGAGCACTCGGACGGAGAACCGTCGCTTTGGCTGATTACGCGACTACGTCCAGTTTTCGATCCCCAATGAACGTTTCCGGGCGAATCGTTCGGTAGGCCCTGTTCTGTTCGTACTCAACGCCCATGCTCCTTTGTAGAAGCAGTTCCTTCTCTTGCTCCCCCAGAACGCTCGCCACCAATACGCCCTGATCGGGATTGAAGCCCGGCCAGTAATCCTTGTTTCGGACGGGAAGAATGCGTTCTTCCAGCCGCTGCATACGGTTGGCGACTTCTTTTACAGTGCCGTATAGCCGATTTAGCCGTTCGATCAGATAAGCGATTCCGGGGTGATTCGAAGGCTGGTTCGTTGCCACGGGATCGACGGCCTGTCCGGCATAGCCGACTTCCAACGGTTCCGTATCAACAGTGGCTTGGGGGCTTTCACCATCCGAAGGGCGTTTCAAGAACCCCTTTAGTTTGGACTTGGACAAGGAGAACGAAAAGTCTCGATATCGCATGTCCACGGTCAATTTTTGGCCGGCGAACCGCCCGTCGTCACCCCCGCCTTCTTTGGCCTCCCTTTGGTCCCCCTGACGCCTGTCCGGATAGAAAAACGGCGAGAACAGGCTTCTAAACAGGCTCCCTAGCTGCACCTTCTTCCCCCCACCCTTCGCCTTCAAGGGGTCCGCCCCCTGTAGCACACTGCCGGCGGGGAGGCCAAGGATTTTTTCACAACAGCGCTGCAGTTTCTCGCAATTTCTGGCGAAAACACTCCGCACTTTTCAACCAGTCGCCCAACGCCCTTCAATCTGATTCGCGCTTCGAGCATACGACGCGTATTAGCTTTCGCTCAACCATTCAACCTAAAGAATCTTAAGGCGGCAGCGCTGTTGACAGCAATACAAAACGTGTTCATAATCAATCCATTCTTTTGGTGAGTCGGGGGCAAACATGAAAGCGGATCGATACAAAGAGGCCGGGGTGGATATCGACACTGGAAACCGGTTTGTCGAAATGATCAAACCCTTGGTTCGTCAGACATACCACTCGAGCGTAATAACCGACATCGGAAGCTTCTCCGGCCTGTACTCCTTACCCATTGAGGGCATGGCCAGGCCTGTTCTGGTCGGGTCCACCGACGGGGTGGGGACAAAGCTCAGAATCGCCCAGATGCTGAACCGTCACAAGACGATTGGCATAGACCTTGTTGCGATGTGCGTGAACGACATCATCGTCAACGGCGCGAAGCCTCTGTTTTTTCTGGACTATCTGGCTATGGGCAAGTTGGATCCTGATCTTGCCCTGGAAATTGTGGAAGGCATTGCAGAAGGCTGCAAGCAGGCTTCATGTGCTCTTATTGGCGGCGAAACAGCTGAAATGCCGGGCTTTTACAAAGAGGGCGAATATGAACTCGCCGGTTTTGTTGTGGGAATCGTGGATAACGATCGGATCATCGACGGGTCGGAAATCGGCGTCGGAGATAAACTGATAGGCATCGCCAGCAGCGGGCTGCACAGCAACGGCTATTCGCTGGTTCGAAAAATCGTGTTTGAAGAACTCGCGATGCAGCCCGATACGTACGTTGAGGAACTACAGACGACGATCGGCGAAGAACTTCTGAAGCCCACGAAGATCTACTGGGAGCTGATCCACAACTTGATACGTGATTTCAAACTGCTGGGCATCAGTCATATCACTGGAGGCGGCATCGTCGACAACCTTCCGCGTATCCTTCCCCGACCGTGTCAGGCGGTGGTTCACAGAGGAAGCTGGAATCCGCCCCCGATTTTCAAGTTTCTGCAGGAGAAGGGGAACATCCCCAACGATGAGATGGCCAGAACGTTCAACATCGGTCTGGGTCTCATTATCGTCGTGCAGCAGGAACAGGCGGAAGAGATAGCCGAACGAGCCAAAGCCATGGGAGAAACAGCCTACCTGATCGGTGAGATCGTCGAGCGGGCTGAAGGTGACGTGCCTATCCGATTCGCAAACTCATGATTCTCGTCAGTGCGTGTCTGTTGGGAGTCTCTTGCCGATACGATGGGAATTCCGCCGCGAGCCGTCGGCTCGTTCTTAGTCTTGCGGATCAATCCTGTCTGGCCGTCTGCCCCGAAGTGCTGGGGGGACTCTCCATACCCCGGTCGCCGGCCCGGATTTTCGGCGGTGATGGTATGCGAGTGCTCGACGGAGCCGCTTTCGTTCGAAGCGATAAAGACGTGGATGTGACCGCACAATTTGTGGATGGAGCAAAACGGACCTTGGACCTGGCGCTGAGGTTTCGGGTGACTGCCTGCTATCTCAAATCCCGAAGTCCTTCGTGCGGCTGTAAGTCGTATCCGGAGCGACCCGTGGGGGTCACGGCGGCGCTTTTGATGCATCGCGGATTTCCGGTAATGGAGATGTGACGCACTTCACCGTCGCGCAAGGCGATTCCACCAAGGCGCCGATGCTACCTGATGAAGAGCTCTAGACGGACCGCCTTGAGCATTTCAATCCATATCGATCCGCACCCGGCCCGCTTGGACAACTTCCTATAGCGTCGGCGCCGCCGTCTCCTTAAACCCGCCTTGCTTGACACTTAGTCCGGCCGGACTTAGGTTCGATTATTACCGATTTGTTGCATTTCAGATTGGAGAAGTCATGCGACGCTTTCCAGTGCTTTCAGTCTGCTGCATGCTGGTTGTCTTCCTGATATCCGGCGTGCTGTTTCAAGGTCACGCTTCGGGTCAGGAAGTGCGACCTTCCGACGCATACCGCGTCCCGAGCCTCACCATGCTGACTCCGGAGGAGCGCGGCGCCGTGGACAGGGTCATTCCGTCTTTGGAAAGAGACCTCTGGGTAACATTGAAGAACGGCCTAACGGTTATCCTTCGCGAAGTACCCGGTGCTCCGGCGGTGTCCAACCAGGTGTGGATTAAAACGGGTTCCATTTTCGAAGGGAAAGATCTCTCCGCCGGGATGACTCACTACCTTGAACACATCGTTTCCGGCGGCGCCACAGAGCGACGTACGGAGGAGCAGAACAAGGAACTCCTGAGAAAACTGGGAGGGGCGACCAACGCGTACACCTCGTTCGACCGTACGGTTTATTTCATCGACACCACACCGGATAAAGTCAAAGAGGCGCTGGACCTTTTGCTTTCCTACGCAACGGAGTGCGTGCTGGACCTCAAAGAAGTGGAACGCGAGAAGAAAGTCATTGAGCGCGAAATCCTGATGAACCAGAACAACCCCGATAGGGAGCTGTGGAAGCTGTTTTCCGAAACGGCCTATCTTGATAATCCGGTCCGGTATCCCATCATTGGCTATCTATCGAGGTTCCTTCAGGTGCAACAAAAGGACCTC of the Deltaproteobacteria bacterium genome contains:
- a CDS encoding DUF523 domain-containing protein; this translates as MILVSACLLGVSCRYDGNSAASRRLVLSLADQSCLAVCPEVLGGLSIPRSPARIFGGDGMRVLDGAAFVRSDKDVDVTAQFVDGAKRTLDLALRFRVTACYLKSRSPSCGCKSYPERPVGVTAALLMHRGFPVMEM
- a CDS encoding DUF4340 domain-containing protein; the protein is MKNKYLILFAVVLAALVVLYAVQQRSTRITVVETGIVQVLPDLNTAAVSEIDAYVTGEESKLILKRDGDSWTIPSDFNERADKGKIETLLSDLKDLKGEVRASKEALYDMFEVQEGKALVLDLLDKEGRRITTLFVGKRGPSGSGGFLRIKGRPEVYLADKNVAGTFGLLGEAKKAPEPKTWVDLRLLQSSKNQWARVEFNHPEFTAVFVKEKLEPENSDNAAAAETKETEPASIPWVQKKPEKPAVGDAVLQRALDALGKVRANQVLDPAKPDVYGLEKPGYRIRIASDGGGEVQLLANRPKKDGPVYVKMDNSNQVFEISEPALSAVFDPIKQSLTQEKVRKSK
- a CDS encoding CoA transferase subunit A, with amino-acid sequence MNKVLSMKEAVARYVQDEMSVAMGCSLEGCIPFAAGHEILRQGRKNLTLIGPISDILFDQMIGGGSVSKVIAAWIGNVSTGLGYHFRRAVEQGIPQPLQVDNHSNLSVALALKAGATGVPFAVTRSLLGSDIARNSNWFHPISCPFTGETLLAVKALEPDLAIVHAQRADADGNTQFWGSSGVAGDAARAAKNTIVVVEELVDSNVIRSDPNRTFLPGFLVSAVVVEPWGAHPSPVQGYYGHHDSFYLEYGQVTRDPDQAKTWFDRYVFDVADRKSYIDLFSPQELASLKVSTSLPSGSVEFGF
- a CDS encoding flagellar biosynthesis protein FlgC, which gives rise to MISGISSALSALTAFTNQARVIANNVANVNTDGFKKSRAEFKSDPEGGVSVSVRKIDTPGALMAQQTENGLELKESSNVDLAEEFVQTIVNERAFEANVKTLQAEDEKMGHLLDVIG
- the bioB gene encoding biotin synthase BioB, which translates into the protein MEDDFEYIRRAMNTVLGGNAITASEAKTLLDMQDPPAIQYLMACANRIRETFLGKVIEFCAIVNAKSGKCSENCSFCAQSAHHRTGVNVYPMMSSDSMVEAARKARDQGATRFSIVTSGKGVLKDRDLDTILETVDEIVRGEGIDCCASLGLVDREDVRALKQAGLTRYHHNLETSRSHFPNICTTHGFEERVQVLRICREEGLEVCSGGIIGLGETREQRLELAYTLIDCGVHSVPINILNAIPGTPLEKEPPLSPLEVLKTISVYRFLMPGTEIRTCGGRENALRGLQPLMFMAGCTGTMIGNYLTTEGRLPADDVRDVLDLGLYLRKPERDGK
- a CDS encoding phosphoribosylformylglycinamidine cyclo-ligase yields the protein MKADRYKEAGVDIDTGNRFVEMIKPLVRQTYHSSVITDIGSFSGLYSLPIEGMARPVLVGSTDGVGTKLRIAQMLNRHKTIGIDLVAMCVNDIIVNGAKPLFFLDYLAMGKLDPDLALEIVEGIAEGCKQASCALIGGETAEMPGFYKEGEYELAGFVVGIVDNDRIIDGSEIGVGDKLIGIASSGLHSNGYSLVRKIVFEELAMQPDTYVEELQTTIGEELLKPTKIYWELIHNLIRDFKLLGISHITGGGIVDNLPRILPRPCQAVVHRGSWNPPPIFKFLQEKGNIPNDEMARTFNIGLGLIIVVQQEQAEEIAERAKAMGETAYLIGEIVERAEGDVPIRFANS
- a CDS encoding PKD domain-containing protein, with protein sequence MKKLSRFQLIWMLAAVLSLLCVGIAHAQYQGIWKDEGLPSTYGFYIQHYSSGATVVIYTTDGTTFHAFLGDMSGATFEADSLDSETDPSRNIQIMFVSDNHGAAKITDNALPSQPVNLSIEKAFDAVRTMHSGIWKNTAGDFSMYVQDYESNSTIVIYTYDGVVFRAFQADISTFLFSATSMGAGDELMTLVFTGSGSGTVSVEPVVSGASPAVAGPFSYQIGRAFSPGALDVAFQATPTSGLVPLEVHFTDLSTIGMTSWHWEFGDNTTSDEQHPSHTYTTPGTYDVVVTMSNGTLTSSCIALDYIQVNLPAALIISGKVTVQGSGLPSVEVSASDGGGTDETDTAGNYSIAVPYNWSGAVTPSLTGYAFTPASGFFSNLTSDKILNFQAEEIKFAISGTVRLNGSGLSGVTVTASNGGGSAVSDDAGEYSVEVPYDWSGTISASLQGYNFTPATYSYSNQMDDQEGQDFEAAITISGRMTFGYLSDEGHPNTSLSVTGIGAISTDAEGYYTVQVPYDWSGTIQPSEEFALFGPSEIAYVNVTAPLFEQNFVTIVAEGQTNYHAISGDITFVGFSGSYSAVRIFFYNEEDSQYAYAKVDDTGTYYMMVPTNWSGTVTPTWMGMELVYFTPSSKSYSEVTDSSWNEGYQARLGMAGDSM